The Saccopteryx leptura isolate mSacLep1 chromosome 2, mSacLep1_pri_phased_curated, whole genome shotgun sequence genome has a window encoding:
- the RAPGEFL1 gene encoding rap guanine nucleotide exchange factor-like 1, whose product MKPLEKFLKKQTSQLAGRTVSGGPSGGPGSCCGPGGGGGLGGGGGPAGGPRPLQRRQSVSRLLLPAFLREPPAEPGLEPPPEEESVEPAGVTEELGSGGPCWLQLEEVSGPGSLGGVGPLRSPSSYSSDELSPSEPLTSPPWAPLGAPERPEHLLNRVLQWLAGGATRDSTASDILLDDIVLTHSLFLPTEKFLQELHQYFVWAGGKEGPEGLGQKQACLAMLLHFLDTYQGLLQEEEGAGRIIKDLYLLIMKDESLYQDLREDTLRLHQLVETVELKIPEESQPPNKQVKPLFRHFRRIDSCLQTRVAFRGSDEIFCRVYMPDHSYVTIRSRLSASVQDILGSVTEKLQYSEEPAGREDSLILVAVASSGEKVLLQPTEDCVFTTLGINSHLFACTRDSYEALVPLPEEIQVSPGDTEIHRVEPEDVANHLTAFHWELFRCVHELEFVDYVFHGERGRRETANLELLLQRCSEVTHWVATEVLLCEAPGKRVQLLKKFIKIAAICKQNQDLLSFYAVVMGLDNAAVSRLRLTWEKLPGKFKNLFRKFENLTDPCRNHKSYREVISKMKPPVIPFVPLILKDLTFLHEGSKTLVDGLVNIEKLHSVAEKVRTVRKYRSRPLCLDMEASPHHLQTKAYVRQFQVIDNQNLLFELSYKLEANSQ is encoded by the exons atgaAGCCGCTGGAGAAATTTCTGAAGAAGCAGACATCGCAGTTGGCGGGGCGAACGGTGTCCGGAGGTCCCAGCGGGGGTCCGGGTAGCTGCTGCGggcctggagggggtgggggactcGGCGGAGGCGGCGGTCCAGCCGGGGGACCACGGCCACTGCAGCGGCGTCAGAGCGTGTCTCGCCTGCTGCTCCCAGCTTTCCTTCGGGAGCCCCCCGCTGAGCCGGGGCTGGAGCCGCCCCCAGAGGAGGAAAGTGTAGAGCCGGCGGGGGTCACCGAGGAGCTCGGCAGCGGGGGACCCTGTTGGCTGCAGTTAGAGGAGGTGTCGGGGCCCGGGTCGCTCGGGGGAGTGGGGCCCCTGCGCTCCCCTTCCTCGTACTCCTCCGACGAGCTGTCCCCGAGCGAGCCCCTGACTTCCCCACCCTGGGCCCCCCTGGGCGCCCCCGAGCGGCCGGAGCATCTTTTGAACCGGGTTCTGCAGTGGTTGGCCGGAGGGGCCACCAGGGACAGCACGGCCTCAG ATATCCTGCTGGATGACATCGTCCTCAcccattctctcttcctccccacggAGAAATTTCTGCAAGAGCTACACCAGTA CTTTGTTTGGGCAGGAGGCAAGGAGGGCCCTGAAGGGCTGGGCCAGAAGCAGGCCTGTCTAGCCATGCTCCTTCACTTCCTGGACACGTACCAGGGGCtgctgcaggaggaagagggggcTGGCCGCATCATTAAG GATCTGTACCTGCTGATTATGAAGGATGAGTCCCTTTATCAGGACCTCCGAGAGGACACGCTGAGGCTGCACCAGCTGGTGGAAACAGTGGAGCTAAA GATCCCAGAGGAGAGCCAGCCACCCAACAAGCAGGTGAAGCCACTCTTCCGCCACTTCCGTCGAATAGACTCCTGTCTGCAGACCCGAGTGGCCTTCCGGGGCTCCGATGAGA TCTTCTGCCGGGTCTACATGCCTGACCACTCTTATGTGACCATACGCAGCCGCCTCTCAGCGTCCGTACAGGACATTCTGGGCTCTGTGACGGAAAAACTGCAGTATTCGGAGGAGCCTGCGGGACGTGAGGATTCCCTGATCCTGGTAGCTGTGGCCTCTTCAGGAG AGAAGGTCCTTCTCCAGCCAACGGAGGACTGTGTCTTCACCACGCTGGGCATCAACAGCCACCTGTTTGCCTGCACCCGGGACAGCTATGAGGCCCTG GTGCCCCTCCCGGAGGAAATCCAGGTGTCCCCTGGAGACACAGAGATCCACCGAGTGGAGCCTGAGGATGTTGCCAACCACCTGACTGCCTTCCACTGGGAGCTGTTCCGATGTGTGCACGAG CTGGAGTTTGTGGACTACGTGTTCCACGGGGAGCGCGGCCGCAGGGAGACGGCCAACCTGGAGCTGCTCCTGCAGCGCTGCAGTGAGGTCACCCACTGGGTGGCCACAGAGGTGCTGCTTTGCGAGGCCCCGGGCAAGCGCGTGCAGCTGCTCAAGAAGTTCATCAAGATTGCGGCCAT CTGCAAACAGAACCAGGACCTGCTGTCCTTCTACGCAGTGGTCATGGGGCTGGACAACGCCGCCGTCAGCCGCCTACGGCTCACCTGGGAG AAGCTGCCGGGGAAATTCAAGAACTTGTTCCGCAAATTTGAGAACCTGACA GACCCCTGCAGGAACCACAAAAGCTACCGAGAAGTGATCTCCAAGATGAAGCCTCCTGTGATTCCTTTTGTGCCTCTGATCCTCAAAG aCCTAACTTTCCTGCATGAGGGTAGTAAGACCCTTGTGGATGGTTTGGTGAATATTGAGAAGCTG CATTCAGTGGCTGAAAAAGTGAGGACAGTCCGCAAATATCGGAGCCGGCCCCTGT GCCTGGACATGGAGGCGTCCCCCCATCACCTGCAGACCAAGGCCTACGTGCGCCAGTTCCAGGTCATTGACAACCAGAACCTCCTCTTCGAGCTGTCCTACAAGCTGGAGGCTAATAGTCAGTGA